From Sphaeramia orbicularis chromosome 21, fSphaOr1.1, whole genome shotgun sequence:
AAGGTACAGGAGGGAACAGGAGGGTACGGGAGGGCACGGGAGGGAACGGGAGGGAATGGGAGGGTACGGGAGGGTACGGGAGGGAACGGGAGGGTACGGGAGGGAACGGGAGGGAATGGGAGGGTACGGGAGGGTACGGGAGGGAACAGGAGGGAACAGGAGGAAGTTTACCCTTCTGTACCCAAAAAAAGGAGGGTACAGGAGGGAACAGGAGGGAACGGGGGGGAACGGGAGGGAACAGGAGGGTACGGGAGGGAACAGAAGGGAACGGGAGGGAACGGGAGGGAACAGGAGGGAACAGGAGGAAGTTTACCCTTCTGTACCCAAAAAAAGGAAGGTACAAGAGGGAACAGGAGGGTACGGGAGGGTACGGGAGGGAACGGGAGGGAACGGGAGGGTACGGGAGGGAACAGGAGGGAACAGGAGGAAGTTTACCCTTCTATACCCAAAAAAAGGAGGGTACAGGAGGGAACAGGAGGGTACGGGAGGGAACAGGAGGGAACAGGAGGGTACGGGAGGGAACAGAAGGGAACGGGAGGGAACAGGAGGGAACAGGAGGAAGTTTACCCTTCTGTACCCAAAAAAAGGAAGGTACAAGAGGGAACAGGAGGGTACGGGAGGGAACGGGAGGGAACGGGAGGGTACGGGAGGGTACGGGAGGGAACAGGAGGGAACAGGAGGGAACAGGAGGAAGTTTACCCTTCTGTACCCAAAAAAAGGAAGGTACAGGAGGGAACAGGAGGGAACGGGGGGGAACGGGGGGGGAACGGGAGGGAACGGGGGAAAACGGGAGGGAACAGGAGGGTACGGGAGGGAACAGGAGGGTACGGGAGGGAACAGGAGGGAACAGGGgggaaacggggggggggggggggggggggtacgggAGGGAACGGGAGGGTACGGGGGGGAATGGGAGGGTACGGGGGGGAACGGGAGGGAACGGGGGGGAACGGGAGGGAACGGGAGGGAACAGGAGGAAGTTTACCCTTCTGTACCCAAAAAAGGAAGGTACAGGAGGGAACAGGAGGGTACGGGAGGGCACGGGAGGAACGGGAGGGAATGGGAGGGTACGGGAGGGAACGGGAGGGTACGGGAGGGTACGGGAGGGAACGGGAGGGAACGGGAGGGAATGGGAGGGTACGGGAGGGTACGGGAGGGTACGGGAGGGAACAGGAGGGAACAGGAGGAAGTTTACCCTTCTGTACCCAAAAAAAGGAGGGTACAGGAGGGAACAGGAGGAAGTTTACCCTTCTGTACCCAAAAAAAGGAAGGTACAAGAGGGAACAGGAGGGTACGGGAGGGAACGGGAGGGTACGGGAGGGTACGGGAGGGAACAGGAGGGAACAGGAGGAAGTTTACCCTTCTATACCCAAAAAAAGGAGGGTACAGGAGGGAACAGGAGGGTACGGGAGGGAACAGGAGGGAACGGGAGGGAACAGGAGGGAACAGGAGGAAGTTTACCCTTCTGTACCCAAAAAAAGGAGGGTACAGGAGGGAACGGGGGGGAACGGGAGGGTACGGAGGGCCTCCACAACAGTGTGTCgtgatagacacacacacacacacacacacacacacacacacacacacacacacacacagagaactgTATCATGTCTGATGTAATAGGGTGAGTGTGATTCAAACATAAACcagtttttttcctttctttctttctttctttctttctttctttaggacTCATTGAACCTTTTCAACTCCACCCAGTTCAACTTCAGACTGACGTCATGTTTTCTTTGAACCCATTGTTCCTTCACTGTGTCATGAGCTGATGTCACTGTGGACACGCTGGTCCATGAGTCTGTTAGGGGACAGGATGGTGGACTCAGTTGGACCTAGATGTACCAGGTCCAGAGGATCCAGGTCCACAGGGTCCAGGTCCAGAGGGTCCAGGTCCACAGGGTCCAGGTCCACAGGGTCCAGGTCCAGAGGGTCCAGGTCCACAGGGTCCAGGTCCACAAGGTCCAGGTCCACAGGGTCCAGGTCCAGAGGGTCCAGGTCCAGAGGGTCCAGGTCCAGAGGGTCCAGGTCCACAGGGTCCAGGTCCacagggtccaggtccagggggTCCAGGTCCAGTAACCCCTGTCTGTCTGGAGATAAAAGAGGGACCCGTCTACGTACTGAAGACAGGCCCCGGACCAGTCTACGTCCTGAAGACAGGCCCCGGACCCGTCTACGTACTGAAGACAGGCCCCGGACCCGTCTAGGTGCTGAAAACAGGCCCCTGACCCGTCTACGTACTGAAGACAGGCCCCGGACCCGTCTAGGTGCTGAAAACAGGCCCCTGACCCGTCTACGTACTGAAGACAGGCCCCGGACTAGTCTACGTCCTGAAGACAGGCCCCGGACCCGTCTACATCCTGAAGACAGGCCCCGGACCCGTCTATGTCCTGAAGATGGGCTCTGGACCCGTCTACATCCTAAAGACAGGCCCTGGACCTGTCTATGTACCGAAGACGGGCCCCGGACCCGTCTACATCCTGAAGACAGGCCCTGGGAACTGTCAGGCCTTTATCTGAGTCCGTGAAGGAGGATCCTGCAGGACTCGGTCCAGGTCCATGTTCTGTCCAGGAGTTCTGACGTGCCAATTAGACCCTCCTTAAACCATTCCAGTCTCTTTTCCTGttctgttggatccagaacagaTCTGTTCAGTTTGATTAGAACCACATGGGAAAGAACAAACAACCATCTGCCTTCAGTTCAAAGATGAAGAATATTAGAGCTCACAGAAGAAAGCAaccacattttatttacatagaaTCCAAAGCATAAGTGATCTGAGAACACTGTACATGTAGAGCTGGAATtaaccagaaccaacagaaccaacagaacccaacagaacccaacagaaccaatagaatccaacagaaccaacagaacccaacaCAACCAATAGaatccaacagaaccaacagaacccaacagaaccaacaaaacCAATAGaatccaacagaaccaacagaacccaacagaaccaatagaacccaacagaaccaacagaacccaacagaaccaacagaacccaacagaaccaacaaaacTAATAGaatccaacagaaccaacagaacccaacagaaccaatAGAACCCAACAGAACCTTGTCTGACAGTACCATGGTCGGTTCTGTTCTCTTTAGTTCCTCAGTTCTGGGCTCAGCGCTGCTTGTGACACCTGAgttcacccccccccaccccccccgtcttcttcttcttctgtctagACTGCTGTAATAACTGTAAGGTAATTACCTGGAAACACTGAGAGGAAGAGAGGGACTGACGAGGGACTGACGAGGGACTGACGAGGGACTGACGAGGGACTGCCAGTGGATAAGagggactatatatatatatatatatatatatatatatatatatatatatatatatatatatatatatggatagcTCAGTTGTTTGCGCCACTGACTTTGGGGCGGAAGGTTGcaggtttgaatcccagcaggattCAGAATGGACCCAGGCGGGCCCTTGGGCAAGGCTCTTTACGCTCTACACCTAAAGCTCCGAATGAGCGTTACAATAAATGACAGAGTCGGACCGGCTCAGACGTCACCTGGAATAAGAAACAATCAGAAGTTTGTACCACAGCTACAGACTGATGAGGTCCAGCGTCGGACCGCATCCACGGTACAAAGATGCTACGGTAAGGGGGAGGAGCCAGGACCACAGGTCAGCTTGGGGGTGGTTTCACCATGACCTCCAAATATTCAAGATTGGGTACTGAGGAAGAAAATGAGTGATTTGAGAACACAGACGGCACCCTTTGGTTTCATGTTCATGCTGAGCTAACCTGTTGAGCATCAGCCAGCGGTGTTTCGATCATATGTTCagatgcctccaccaggtctgaCAGACTCACCCTCCCCTTCCCTTGGTGTGAACCCCCTTCCTGGTGTGTGACCCCCTCCCCTTTCCCTTGAATGTAAATTCTCGTCTCCTTCCTGaagtacactgtaacaaattcctgtaaaaaaacagtaaattttgtacagtatcatgctgttatttgtcaatacagtataatgctgtaaataatgaggtctgtaAGGTGCAAATtgaaaacagtaagctactgcaaagtttgacagtattctacagtattttcttcaattccttaACTGCTGTCCGCCCATAACTGCTccgaacaaagtcatctggcatcaaatcccaccagctcatttagaaaagattcagtcCAACGAATGTTAGCTCTAGACTgtctgcatcaaaggtaagtggttcttttttgaagcagaaggataaaataaaaagaaaatgactGAGGAGgactattttcacctggacttaaccccacACAGAACGGAACGGAGGTCAGCTGAGGCTTCTGCCAACACCGACACAACTCCgttctgctccagttgttcatgcgtaaaggtaattgtgattttatcaacgtaactgtggcattttgggttcacttaacattaaattgcctccataaactgtgttcacaccggacgcaacttgcacagtataacacgCATGataatactgcatattttggggtgctaaccgtatgtagcaaacatgcagctaatttaagttgaagcatacttgcTAGCCGCGAAGTGGAAACCGTTAAACTAAACAGCCTGTCAATTTAcatggttatatataataatgtcatctcttgtttgagctgtttctagcaatgttcatgatgtcgtattttaaaatgtaacttgaaatgttcattcattcattcattcattcattcattcatgaatgaatgaaaaaatgaatgaacttgaaatgttaaaatcctagc
This genomic window contains:
- the LOC115412088 gene encoding uncharacterized protein LOC115412088, with the protein product MRGYGREQEEVYPSVPKKRKVQEGTGGNGGEQEGTGGYGREQEGTGGNRREQGETGGGGVREGTGGYGGEGEGTGGNGRVREGTGGSLPFCTQKKEGTGGNRRVREGTGGNGREWEGTGGYGREREGTGGNGREWGGGVREGTGGYGGEGEGTGGNGRVREGTGGSLPFCTQKKEGTGGNRRVREGTGGNGREWEGTGGYGREREGTGGNGREWEGTGGYGREQEGTGGSLPFCTQKKEGTGGNRRERGGTGGNRRVREGTEGNGREREGTGGNRRKFTLLYPKKGRYKREQEGTGGYGREREGTGGYGREQEGTGGSLPFYTQKKEGTGGNRRVREGTGGNRRVREGTEGNGREQEGTGGSLPFCTQKKEGTRGNRRVREGTGGNGRVREGTGGNRREQEGTGGSLPFCTQKKEGTGGNRRERGGTGGEREGTGENGREQEGTGGNRRVREGTGGNRGETGGGGGGGYGREREGTGGNGRVRGGTGGNGGEREGTGGNRRKFTLLYPKKEGTGGNRRVREGTGGTGGNGRVREGTGGYGRVREGTGGNGREWEGTGGYGRVREGTGGNRRKFTLLYPKKGGYRREQEEVYPSVPKKRKVQEGTGGYGREREGTGGYGREQEGTGGSLPFYTQKKEGTGGNRRVREGTGGNGREQEGTGGSLPFCTQKKEGTGGNGGEREGTEGLHNSVS